In the genome of Bradyrhizobium ottawaense, the window GCTTCCCCGACGTGCAGGAAGCGCTGAGCCGCCCCGACATCTTCAACGTCACCTATGCGCCAATGATGGACCCTTCGGTCGGCCCCTTCATGCTCGGCCGCGACTGCACCGAAATAAACCAGCGCGACAAGGGTATCATGCGCGCCTTCATGCGCATGGAGGATCTGCCGGCAATTCGCCAGAAGGTGCGCAGCCTCGCCAATGCGTCTGTCGAAAAGCAGATCTATACCCAGAACCAGATCGAGGTGGTCAGCACGTTGTCGCGCCTGGTGCCCATTCAGCTGACCCGAGAATATTTCGGCTTTCCCGGCCCCGATCTGGCCTCGATGTTCCGCTGGTCGCGCGCGACGCAATATGACATGTTTCACAACCTGGACAAAGATCCGAAGGTGCACCAGGACAACATTGACGCTGGGCAGGAGATGCGCGCCTATCTGACACAACTGCTCCCGCAGCGGCGCGAGCAGCTGAAAAATGGGGCGCCGCTCGAGGACGTGTTCAGCCGCCTGCTGAATAGCCATTTTGACGATTCGATCGGCTTCGCCGACGAACGCATTATTACCAATATGATGGGCACACTGGTCGGCGGGATTGAGACCACATCGGCGGCCATCGTGCAGCTGCTCGACGAGTTGTTCAAGCGCCCGAGGATCCTGAAGGAGGCCATCGACGTCGCCAGCAGCAACAACGACCATCTGATGTATCGCTATTGCTGGGAAGCGCTGCGCTTCAACCCGATCAATCCGTTCGTGGTGCGCCACTGCCGGACCGATTACCGGATAGCCAAGGGCTCGCTGCGCGCGACGACAATCAAGGCCGGCAGCACGGTGCTGATCTCGACCCGGTCGGCGATGCGCGATGGCTTGCAACTGCCGGCGCCGTCCAGCTTCGCGATCGACCGGCCGGAGTCGGTCTACATGCATCTGGGCTACGGGATGCACACCTGCCTCGGCGACCAGATCAGCCGCATCCAAGTTCCGGAAATCGTTCGCCGCATCCTGCAAATCCGGGGCGTCCGTCCCGCCGCGGAGATTGACTACGCAGGAGGGCCGTTTCCAGAGCGTTATCCCATCACCTACGACACGCCGGTCTGAAGGCCGGACTTCCCAGCAACGAGCCGCGAGTACCGATCCGGCCGCTGGCGTGGCGGCCTCTGGCGTCAGCACTAGGTCGGTCGTCGCGAAGTCTCCGTCACGCGATGCGCGTGAGATGCGTGAGGCAATAATCAATCGTGTCGGTGGTGTGTTCCGCTTGCGAAACACATCAATAGATGAGAGGCAGAGCTTCGCATGCGCGGCTACTACATTGGCTTACCGAGGAAATGGTTTAAGCGAACGGAAGCCGTACGCTGAAGCGGGCCTCGGCAACCGGCAGTTATGCACGAACATCGCGCAATCAGCGCAACAGCAATGATACGCTCAAACGGCACCTGCAGGATCACCATTACGCACGACGCCGACGACTACAAACAGCGCATAGCATCGAGCGCTGCTTCTGCTCGCTGATACACTCTTTCGACGCTTGGCACCCGTTATGACAGGCGAATAGGACAGGCGAACCGTAATTTTACCGGCTTCTTCATCGATCTCGCGGCCGCATTGGTCTGCGGTTGCACGCGTTTCCCCGTAGCTGTCCGGATTGGCAAGTGTTGGAACACGGTGTTCTACTTGAAAGAACACCGGCTGAGGGATTTTATACTTAAACTGTCTTTTCACTAAATTCCGGTGGCGAGGCCGCGGGACTGCATCGTCTCGCGGCCCCATTGATTTTTCGTCGTTGAGGTCCGGGCGAGCTCCTCCACCGAATTCCGACTCTTTACTCCCAGAAGGGGTAATCGCTTCGATCGCCCGTTGGCATTCAGACGCGTCAAATTCGGGCCGTCGGCAAGTCCTCGCTGGACAGCATTCCGGAGTATGTTGTCGTGGAGTGCACATGGCTGCTGCCAACCTGATCGACAGTAGCGACAGCGATCGTACGAAAACGCGCTCCGCATCGAACATGGCGCGTGCTGTTTGACGTCCCAAGATGGCTGGAGTTCTCCCATCGAGACAGCTTCGGCCGAGCTTGTTTGGCTTTCTGGCTCTGCCAAAGGGCAGAGCCAGACTGATACAACAAAGTCGGCTCGCTGTCGCGCGCGCCATCGAAAACTGCCCCCTCGACGTCACGAGGAATTGCCCCCTCCTTGGATAGCCGAGGAGAGAGCGAATGAACGAGGAACAGAGCTGGCCCCGGTTGTTTGGACAGCGCCCCGCTGGATTTAAGTGGATTCCTGCCGGGTTATGCTGAACGCGGGGCTTTACGATTTTGTCGTTGCGTCGGGAGGGCGTAGCCCGACCAGAGCGACGACAAAATCGTCGGCGACGGTCATGCGGCCATCACCATAGCTTGCGTGCCGAAGTAAGCCTCGTCGGGCGTGCGCCCGTCAAGGCTCGAGTGAGGGCGTCCCTGATTGTAGAAGGCCAGATACTTGGCAATTGACGCTCGCGCCTCGGACACGCTGTCGTAGGCGCGGAGATAAACTTCTTCGTATTTGACCGTGCGCCAGAGCCGCTCGACAAACACGTTGTCGCGCCAGGCGCCCTTGCCATCCATGCTGATGGCGATCTTCGCGTCCAGCAGCACATCGGTGAACTCGAGGCTGGTGAACTGGCTGCCCTGGTCCGTGTTGAAAATCGCGGGCCTGCCGTGCTTCGCCAACGCCTCCTGGACCGCTTCGACGCAGAAGGCCGCCTCCATTGTGATCGAGACGCGATGGGCCAGGACCCGTCGGCTGAACACATCGACGACCGCCGCGAGATAGACGAAGCCACGCCGCATCGGAATGTAGGTGATGTCCATTGCCCACGCATGGTCGGGCCGCTCGATCTTCAATCCGCGCAACAGGTACGGGTAGATCTTGTGACCCGGAGCCGGCTTGCTCGTGTTCGGGCGACGATAGACCGCCTCGATCCCCATGCGCTTCATCAGCGTCGCGATGTGGCGGCGACCGGCGTATACCCCCTCCCGCCGCAGCAACGATCGCAGCATACGCGCTCCCGCGAAGGGATAATCGAGATGCAGCTCATCGAGCCGACGCATCAAGGCAAGGTCCTCGGCCGAAACTGGCCGAGGTTCATAGTAGACCGTGCTGCGAGCCAGCTTCAGGACCTTCGCCTGGCGCACGATAGAAAGATCATGACCGCGGTCGATCATCGCTTTGCGCTCAGCAGGCCCGCCTTGGTGAGCGCGCCGGACAAAAAATCGTTTTCCAACGCCAGCTCGCCGATCTTGGCATGCAACGCCTTCAAATCGACCGGCGTCTCGGCCGATGTCTTGTCATGCCCAAACACGCCGGCGGCGCCTTCCAGGAGCTGGTTTTTCCAGATCGTGATCTGGTTCGGATGAACATCAAACAGTTGCGCCAGCTCCGCCAGTGTCTTGTCTCCTTTGACCGCAGCCAAAGCAACCTTCGCCTTGAATGCCGGAGAATGCGTCCGGCGGCTCTTCTTCGTCATCTTCGCTCCTGATTCGCAGCAAGAATCCTCGCCGCTGTCAGGCAGAAAATCCACTCAAGCTACTGTCCGAATTTGCGGGGCCAGCTCTAACGAATCAAAGGCTTGTCGTGGAGTAATTCACAGGGGCAGGTGATGAATACGCCGGATGACGTGACGGAGATGTTGCACCTGAGGGTGTGTGGGTGAGGTCTGAAGCGGATTGCGCGCCAGCTGGGCTGCAGACGGTGAAGGACTACGTGGCGCGGGTGGGTGAAGCCTTCAAGTCGCCTGAGCGGGCGAAGCGGGTCATGGCCTTGAAGGCTGGCTGCGCGAGAGGTTCATTCGACATCGCGGCAATGCGGATGCGGTCCGTCACGACCTGTTGGCCGAAAACGGCTTGGCGGTCAGCCGGCGAACGCTGCGACGCGCCGTGCAGCCCTACCGCCAGGCACTGAAGGCCGAAGCTCTGGCGACGACCCGGTTCGAGACGCCCCCGGGGCGGCAGCTACAGATCGACTTCGGCGAGCGTCTGGTCGATATCGGCGGGGCGAAGGTCAAAGCATTTGTGTTCGTGGCGACCCGCGCCGAAAAGCAAGAGCACTGGTTCGCTGGGCTCGAGAGCGCATTCACGACCTTGCCGGAGGAAGTGCTGAAGGACAATCCACGCGCGCTCGTGGTGCGCCACGACAGGTGAGCCGGTCGGTTCAGTTTGACGACAAGCTCATCACGTTCGCGAAGCATTGGGGCTTCCGTCCTCGCGCCTGCGCACCGTATCGGGCGCGCACAAAGGGCAAGACGGAGAATGGCGTCCGCTACGTGAAGAAGAGCGTGATCGCGGGGCATTCCTTCGCGAGCTGGGAGGCATTCGAGACGCATCTCGCCGAGTGGGAGGGCGGGGTGGCGAACGTACGTATCCACGGCACGACGGGCGTGGCGCCGATCACTCGCTTTGCGTGTGACGAGGTACACCGGTCGAAGCCGCTCGGCGTCGCTCGGATCGCCGCGCGAACTGGCCCGCGTCGTCGGCAACGATTGTGCTGTCGAGATCGATACGAACAACTACGGTACCCTGGCGGCTGATCAGCGAGCGCGTGGCGGTGACGGTCGCGGCTGGCGAGGTGCGCATCCACCATGGCATGCGCGAGGTTGCGGTCACAGGCAATCGGAGGATCGCCGGCTGCGGATCGTCGAGTTCGCCCACCTCGACGGGGTTGCCTGTCGCGATGGCGCGGTCTGCCAACCAGCAACCGCGACACCGACAGTGCCGGCGCCTTCACCACTGCCCTCGTTGTTACGTCCTCTTGCCGAATACGAAGCTACGATCGGAGGGAGCTTCTGATGGTGCGTACAAAGAAGGTCACCGAAGCACCAATCGATTGGCTGGGGGCCATGCTGGCGCGCTCGCAGCTCTCCGGCATCCGCGACCAGCTCGACAACCTGCCCGACGAGACGGCGCGCGTGAACCTGTCGGCGCGTGAGACGCTGATCCTACTGTGCGAGCGCGAGGTCGTGCGCAAGGATCATAGACGCAGCCGTCGATCGACCGAAGCAGATCCGCGACCTGGCCGCCGTCACGTTGGATCGCCAACGGCGAGAACGTGCTGCTGCTCGCGCGCTCGAGTCAGGTTCATGCTGCCCACCTCGCTACCCCCTTGGAGTTGAGTTTCTTTTTGACCCGGATCGCCAGACGATGGCCGCCGGAACCGCCGCGCCCTTGACTTGGGGATGTTCCAGATCAACCGCTTTGACCATCCACGGTGCGCCTTTGCACAGCTGCTGCGCAGGCAAGCTCTGTTCTTCGATCAGACGGCGAGCCGTCGAAGGACTGACTTTCAACGCAGCTGGGCGCGCTCGTCCTCTCGGTAGGCCGCGATGGCGTGTTGGTTGCGCAGACTGCGAACGCGGACGCGGACGCGGGCCCAACTGTTG includes:
- a CDS encoding cytochrome P450, giving the protein MAEQKQGPAAKFLKWMIAKHPDALFAFIRRVRPNLALGAAGPVFITRFPDVQEALSRPDIFNVTYAPMMDPSVGPFMLGRDCTEINQRDKGIMRAFMRMEDLPAIRQKVRSLANASVEKQIYTQNQIEVVSTLSRLVPIQLTREYFGFPGPDLASMFRWSRATQYDMFHNLDKDPKVHQDNIDAGQEMRAYLTQLLPQRREQLKNGAPLEDVFSRLLNSHFDDSIGFADERIITNMMGTLVGGIETTSAAIVQLLDELFKRPRILKEAIDVASSNNDHLMYRYCWEALRFNPINPFVVRHCRTDYRIAKGSLRATTIKAGSTVLISTRSAMRDGLQLPAPSSFAIDRPESVYMHLGYGMHTCLGDQISRIQVPEIVRRILQIRGVRPAAEIDYAGGPFPERYPITYDTPV
- a CDS encoding IS3-like element ISRj2 family transposase (programmed frameshift); translated protein: MTKKSRRTHSPAFKAKVALAAVKGDKTLAELAQLFDVHPNQITIWKNQLLEGAAGVFGHDKTSAETPVDLKALHAKIGELALENGFFVRRAHQGGPAERKAMIDRGHDLSIVRQAKVLKLARSTVYYEPRPVSAEDLALMRRLDELHLDYPFAGARMLRSLLRREGVYAGRRHIATLMKRMGIEAVYRRPNTSKPAPGHKIYPYLLRGLKIERPDHAWAMDITYIPMRRGFVYLAAVVDVFSRRVLAHRVSITMEAAFCVEAVQEALAKHGRPAIFNTDQGSQFTSLEFTDVLLDAKIAISMDGKGAWRDNVFVERLWRTVKYEEVYLRAYDSVSEARASIAKYLAFYNQGRPHSSLDGRTPDEAYFGTQAMVMAA